A genomic segment from Aspergillus puulaauensis MK2 DNA, chromosome 1, nearly complete sequence encodes:
- a CDS encoding NAD(P)/FAD-dependent oxidoreductase (COG:O;~EggNog:ENOG410PM9H;~InterPro:IPR036188,IPR023753;~SMCOG1176:alkyl hydroperoxide reductase subunit;~antiSMASH:Cluster_1.3;~go_function: GO:0016491 - oxidoreductase activity [Evidence IEA];~go_process: GO:0055114 - oxidation-reduction process [Evidence IEA]), with protein MSSPAALFDALIIGAGPAGLSTATGLARQLHTAVVFDSGVYRNARAQHMHNVLGWDHVSPAELREKGRADLLARYQTVKFADVAVASIRRMNVGNGTSDGSSSSSEDAKKQLSIFEAVDATGKAWHGRKVVLATGVKDRSLDIEGFDECWGRGIFHCLFCDGYEERSQKSVGFLAMGPLADVHKALHVLRMALRLAEGVVVYTNGNEELAAELRGGIGRLNAVVDTRRIARLEKMDVGAQVELHFDNGDGDGDNSKVEGFLVYAPESEINGPFAEQLGLEVTAQGDIQVSQPLCETSLPGVFAVGDVASPIKAVTPAVYSGTMAAGGVAMQVQAERELRIEHLGI; from the exons atgtcttctccagctgcccTCTTCGACGCCCTCATAATCGGCGCCGGCCCCGCCGGCCTGTCCACCGCAACAGGTCTCGCCCGTCAGCTGCATACAGCTGTGGTCTTCGACTCGGGCGTCTATCGCAATGCCCGCGCACAACACATGCACAACGTCCTCGGGTGGGACCATGTCAGCCCCGCAGAACTACGTGAGAAGGGGCGGGCTGATCTCCTGGCGCGATATCAGACGGTGAAGTTTGCTGATGTCGCTGTTGCGAGCATCCGGAGGATGAATGTGGGTAACGGTACGAGcgatggcagcagcagcagtagtgAGGATGCGAAGAAGCAGCTGTCCATATTTGAAGCCGTCGATGCAACCGGAAAGGCCTGGCATGGGAGGAAGGTGGTTCTTGCCACCGGCGTCAAGGATCGGTCGTTGGATATTGAAGGGTTTGACGAGTGTTGGGGACGGGGGAT ATTCCACTGCCTCTTCTGCGACGGCTACGAAGAGCGCAGCCAAAAAAGCGTCGGCTTTCTAGCCATGGGTCCTCTTGCGGATGTCCACAAGGCTCTGCATGTTCTCAGGATGGCACTACGACTTGCggagggtgttgttgtttaTACAAATGGGAATGAggagcttgctgctgagcttcgTGGTGGCATTGGTCGGCTTAATGCGGTGGTTGATACGAGGCGCATTGCGAGGCTAGAGAAGATGGATGTTGGTGCGCAGGTGGAATTGCATTTTGAcaatggggatggggatggggataaTTCCAAGGTTGAGGGGTTCCTT GTCTACGCCCCGGAAAGTGAAATCAATGGGCCCTTCGCCGAGCAATTGGGATTGGAAGTGACGGCTCAAGGTGATATCCAGGTATCGCAACCGCTCTGCGAGACCAGTCTACCAGGCGTTTTTGCAGTGGGAGACGTTGCTAGTCCGATCAAGGCTGTAACGCCGGCAGTATATTCGGGGACGATGGCTGCGGGAGGAGTCGCGATGCAGGTGCAAGCTGAGCGGGAGCTGCGAATTGAACATCTGGGGATATAA
- a CDS encoding putative secondary metabolism biosynthetic enzyme (COG:Q;~EggNog:ENOG410PVR8;~InterPro:IPR036291,IPR002347;~PFAM:PF00106,PF13561;~SMCOG1001:short-chain dehydrogenase/reductase SDR;~antiSMASH:Cluster_1.3;~go_process: GO:0055114 - oxidation-reduction process [Evidence IEA]): protein MNQDLRTLNGKMTFPPACDRSGDPPSLHTQFATMFITSAAEFVWANVNPTNYIGGVSFRPERDIPDLSGKVVFITGGNAGLGKETIRQILKHNPEHVFLAARSEDKAQKAITELQSTAPDVKITWIPLDLSSTKSVQDAAEKFKSQADRLDVLVLNAGVMSLPPGETDLGHEIQLGTNHTGHFLLTRLLLPTILRTAEDPAADVRVISLSSIGHNLAPDFETILDQQRLKSCNTHARYGASKAANILFAAELARRYPSITAVSLHPGIIATDLYTPVGEGNPIARAGTKVLGAVGTTVEQGAWNQLWAGFGAKKDALVNGGYYVPVGIGKTCNRYAVGEEMGRRLWEWTEQELEKGGAKL from the exons ATGAACCAAGATCTGCGGACCCTCAATGGCAAAATGACGTTTCCACCTGCTTGTGATCGTTCAGGAGACCCGCCATCGTTGCACACTCAATTCG CGACCATGTTCATCACGTCAGCAGCAGAGTTCGTTTGGGCAAACGTAAATCCCACCAACTACATTGGCGGCGTCAGCTTTCGCCCCGAGCGCGACATTCCGGATCTTTCGGGCAAGGTTGTTTTCATTACAGGAG GAAACGCCGGTCTTGGAAAAGAGACGATCCGCCAGATCCTCAAACACAACCCAGAGcacgtcttcctcgccgcacGGTCTGAAGACAAGGCGCAAAAGGCAATCACCGAGCTTCAATCCACAGCCCCAGACGTCAAAATCACCTGGATCCCACTGGACCTCTCATCAACAAAGTCCGTCCAAGATGCCGCTGAGAAATTCAAGTCCCAAGCCGACCGCCTGgacgtcctcgtcctcaacgcAGGCGTCATGTCCCTGCCCCCAGGCGAAACCGACCTCGGCCATGAGATCCAGCTAGGAACAAACCACACAGGCCACTTCCTGCTCACCAGACTACTCCTCCCGACCATTCTCCGCACAGCAGAGGACCCGGCCGCCGACGTGCGCgtcatctccctctcctcgaTCGGGCACAACCTCGCGCCGGACTTCGAGACGATCCTCGAccagcagcggctgaagAGTTGCAACACGCACGCGCGCTACGGCGCCTCCAAGGCCGCGaatatcctcttcgccgCAGAACTCGCGCGGCGATACCCCTCCATCACGGCGGTCTCGCTGCACCCCGGGATCATCGCGACGGATCTGTACACCCCGGTCGGGGAGGGGAACCCGATCGCAAGGGCTGGGACCAAGGTACTAGGTGCTGTTGGGACGACGGTTGAGCAGGGCGCGTGGAATCAGCTCTGGGCTGGGTTTGGCGCAAAGAAGGACGCGCTTGTCAACGGGGGTTATTATGTGCCTGTGGGCATTGGCAAGACGTGTAACCGGTATGCTgtgggggaggagatggggaggaggcttTGGGAGTGGACtgagcaggagctggagaagggaggggCGAAGCtttga
- a CDS encoding transcription factor domain-containing protein (COG:S;~EggNog:ENOG410PV5H;~InterPro:IPR036864,IPR001138;~PFAM:PF00172;~antiSMASH:Cluster_1.3;~go_function: GO:0000981 - DNA-binding transcription factor activity, RNA polymerase II-specific [Evidence IEA];~go_function: GO:0008270 - zinc ion binding [Evidence IEA];~go_process: GO:0006355 - regulation of transcription, DNA-templated [Evidence IEA]): MLAQSPASVRKGTKSCTECRRRKVRCVRIPEDAATCRQCTERNTACVAQTSSGRSRQAQRLPSRYRIAQLESQVSRLTKIVNNIEVKLGGVVSTQVDRTTTHSPGSDDSGAESTASEMLIAEEPSHLRSLFQNEWLSVDTHRRNEQQQERRVKASAHLMESLRPSLQKLIPTKEDTVEMLSCSYDWLQMMHSMLPQPSQFNSNQEVIEDYEEMCRQDVGVIRLASWLLTVAITAQQVPEGAKTPEAQAESYQKRIEFSRTVSDIVENFIMTHDRLVGTLEGLGMTIHFIRLQMGRGNPQKAWLRLRHLIALAELMGLPKAAQLARIKKANGVGDQTLQDEKVQLWELICTVDRLAGMLINLPPYTRRYPVRNPDPLLVGGVVQPAIYMIRLVDITPKIYDLEDLSVSQGSTTKLYTSALEIAREARDLASQTPKSWWAISMDDDLKPDHIVQFMHYCIVMKAHLPVALRQDQSEEYLYSRLACMDACESIAQRYQFLRRKLPSGFFTLRLLDLQAFAAMVSLLLTAHSCPSTDNRSFQIDKARLEGVVEGVIELMEEKSKDGAGSGFAEHGATSLRALRNLLQQEDSNTESIRELTVVVPLLGKIHVRRNLPTIQPPIPHGQATSNVVPQSTSWFPQEQMVPATYNPQPNTSTYMQDALMSGNGRPDMPWGDFSWSIEDVGNNLLDDALMADTFGQTALWQNAGYYNIPLS; the protein is encoded by the exons ATGCTCGCACAGAGTCCTGCCTCCGTCCGAAAGGGCACCAAGAGCTGCACCGAAT GTAGACGACGCAAAGTTCGCTGCGTTCGAATCCCTGAGGATGCCGCAACATGTCGTCAGTGCACAGAGCGCAATACAGCCTGTGTCGCTCAGACATCGAGTGGCCGGTCGCGACAGGCGCAGCGTCTGCCCTCGCGGTACCGGATCGCGCAGCTAGAATCTCAGGTTAGCAGACTAACCAAGATTGTCAACAACATTGAGGTCAAACTCGGGGGTGTTGTATCGACTCAGGTTGACCGAACGACTACACACTCACCCGGTTCCGACGATTCTGGTGCAGAATCAACCGCGTCGGAAATGCTTATTGCAGAAGAGCCTTCCCATTTACGCTCATTGTTTCAAAACGAGTGGTTGAGTGTTGATACGCATCGGCGcaacgagcagcagcaggaacgGCGGGTGAAGGCCTCTGCTCACCTCATGGAAAGCCTGCGACCATCATTGCAAAAGTTGATTCCGACCAAAGAGGACACAGTAGAAATGTTGTCTTGCTCCTACGACTGGTTACAGATGATGCACTCTATGCTTCCCCAGCCGTCCCAATTCAATTCGAATCAGGAGGTAATTGAGGATTATGAAGAGATGTGCCGACAAGATGTTGGTGTTATACGTTTGGCTTCGTGGCTATTAACAGTAGCGATCACGGCTCAACAAGTTCCCGAAGGGGCTAAGACGCCAGAGGCCCAGGCGGAAAGCTACCAAAAGAGAATTGAGTTTTCCCGTACCGTCTCGGACATTGTTGAAAACTTCATTATGACCCATGATAGATTAGTTGGAACGCTCGAAGGTTTGGGAATGACTATACACTTTATTCGGCT GCAAATGGGACGAGGTAATCCCCAGAAAGCCTGGCTTAGGCTGCGGCATCTTATCGCCCTTGCTGAGCTCATGGGCTTGCCCAAGGCGGCACAACTAGCCCGCATCAAAAAGGCCAATGGAGTCGGGGACCAAACTCTTCAGGATGAAAAGGTCCAGCTCTGGGAGTTAATCTGTACAGTCGATCGGCTGGCCGGAATGCTGATCAATTTACCGCCATACACAAGACGATATCCGGTTCGGAATCCCGATCCTCTTCTAGTTGGCGGTGTTGTTCAACCCGCGATATATATGATTCGTCTAGTGGATATCACGCCTAAAATCTACGACCTAGAAGACCTCAGCGTTTCACAAGGGTCGACCACAAAACTTTACACCTCGGCGCTGGAAATTGCTCGCGAGGCAAGGGATCTTGCTTCCCAGACTCCAAAATCTTGGTGGGCCATCAGTATGGACGATGACTTGAAACCTGATCATATTGTTCAATTTATGCACTACTGTATTGTCATGAAGGCCCACCTTCCAGTCGCCCTCCGGCAAGATCAAAGTGAAGAGTATCTCTACAGCCGCTTAGCCTGTATGGATGCTTGTGAGTCCATTGCACAACGATACCAATTCCTCCGACGGAAGCTTCCATCGGGATTCTTTACTCTGCGATTGCTTGATCTCCAGGCCTTCGCAGCTATGGTGTCCCTGCTCCTCACGGCTCATTCCTGCCCCTCCACCGATAACCGTAGCTTCCAGATTGACAAGGCCCGCCTCGAAGGCGTAGTGGAGGGGGTGATTGAGCTAATGGAAGAAAAGTCAAAAGATGGAGCTGGCTCTGGGTTTGCAGAGCATGGAGCCACTTCACTTCGTGCTCTACGTAATCTTTTGCAACAAGAGGACAGTAACACCGAATCTATCCGCGAGTTGACGGTCGTTGTGCCTCTCCTGGGAAAGATCCATGTCCGGCGTAACCTTCCCACAATCCAACCCCCTATACCCCATGGTCAGGCAACCTCAAACGTGGTGCCCCAATCAACCAGCTGGTTTCCCCAGGAGCAAATGGTACCAGCCACATATAACCCACAACCAAATACGAGTACCTACATGCAGGACGCCTTAATGTCCGGTAATGGGAGGCCGGATATGCCCTGGGGGGACTTCTCGTGGTCCATTGAAGATGTTGGTAACAATCTCCTAGACGATGCCCTGATGGCGGACACCTTCGGCCAAACGGCGTTATGGCAGAATGCTGGATATTATAACATACCCCTCAGTTGA
- a CDS encoding uncharacterized protein (COG:S;~EggNog:ENOG410PK04;~InterPro:IPR021460;~TransMembrane:7 (o31-49i61-82o94-115i138-160o172-192i213-233o253-272i);~antiSMASH:Cluster_1.3) — MFSSLEKRGGPYASTAAGLGGLPSNIPDTPICAVFMALYICFAVANMTILQKNNRRSHKFVLSGMMFGFCMARITTLILRIVWANRQHNVRVGIAANILVNAGILLVYIINLILAQRILRAKQPRIGWHPIPRTGSKVFYYLIPGALIMVITATVISMYTLNPTVQTRCRDVQLAAITYLLVFTCLPLLHVIPAVALPRSKDEETFGEGSMNAKVIIITLSSCMCILISGFKAGTTWSPPRPASNPAWYHGKAAFYVFNFMLEILILCLLTFSRIDKRFHVPNGSTQPGDYSGMERKESEEREVAAEPKTQV; from the coding sequence ATGTTTTCATCGCTCGAGAAACGCGGCGGCCCCTATGCCTCGACAGCCGCTGGTCTAGGGGGCCTTCCCAGCAATATTCCCGATACCCCTATTTGCGCAGTCTTCATGGCTCTTTACATTTGTTTCGCGGTGGCCAACATGACGATCTTGCAGAAGAACAACAGAAGAAGCCATAAATTTGTCTTGTCAGGGATGATGTTTGGTTTTTGTATGGCTCGGATCACAACTCTCATCCTGCGCATTGTCTGGGCCAATCGCCAACACAACGTCCGCGTTGGAATCGCCGCAAACATCCTCGTCAATGCCGGTATTCTGCTAGTCTACATCATCAACCTGATCCTCGCCCAACGTATACTCCGTGCCAAACAGCCTCGCATTGGATGGCACCCGATCCCGCGCACCGGTAGCAAGGTCTTCTACTATTTGATACCTGGTGCTCTCATCATGGTCATCACGGCTACGGTGATTTCGATGTACACGCTCAACCCAACGGTCCAAACCCGCTGCCGCGATGTGCAACTGGCCGCGATTACCTACTTGCTCGTCTTCACCTGCCTCCCACTACTCCATGTCATTCCGGCCGTTGCCTTGCCACGGTccaaagatgaagagacATTTGGGGAAGGCAGCATGAACGCAAAAGTGATCATCATTACCCTCTCCAGCTGCATGTGTATCTTGATCTCAGGCTTCAAGGCTGGTACGACGTGGAGTCCACCGAGACCGGCATCAAACCCAGCCTGGTACCATGGCAAGGCCGCCTTTTATGTTTTCAACTTTATGCTGGAGATCCTGATTCTGTGCCTGTTAACCTTCAGCCGCATCGATAAGCGATTCCACGTTCCCAACGGCTCCACGCAGCCTGGCGACTATAGCGGTatggaaaggaaagagtCCGAGGAGCGGGAGGTTGCCGCTGAGCCCAAGACCCAGGTTTAG
- a CDS encoding uncharacterized protein (COG:S;~EggNog:ENOG410Q2QY;~TransMembrane:1 (o46-65i);~antiSMASH:Cluster_1.3) has product MSVLENGIAAGLVQWNVSGIRARFLASVGNSYKLGAELLLFGPSPLFKIIVLPMLLLTLFFGLVAGQSGGITSDQWLITLNTSIFWPTSTDYFYGPTTGPSASVVSCNAAWVEYLGRSSGLRSLGPTATTTSLGSYATSEGACRTSVSAERWSNTHSGPLTTLCDDIPRALGPRETVTAYYPDTGPCVTGYTTYTNTDTLYREPSPVPDCPLETSECIPIWETYSSRSSSYFDSIVTSMPGDTNSPIRPGECPQTLRQYPEENPCSNCHFLPGTATLFYWPATTADGDLCLQNGTTLPASGPSTAVVNGETFVSPTVYLSFTTIYAWSNRRGHPGSQCGVDHSNTVISVNPSTLSSIRGHRNAKYPVIGTSYPFNFAEFMTHDVGEYHQTLVPWPQYRGGQQCPLPDSDTCTIIRDDYTPWVKLPEEVRGIDKGWSVCDDSWYIPPVTMVALDKEEIVITSTPVPTEEAFAIAAAPHEGLTTTPEPTSGW; this is encoded by the exons ATGAGCGTGCTGGAGAATGGCATAGCTGCAGGACTCGTCCAATGGAATGTCTCAGGGATCCGAGCTCGATTTTTGGCCAGTGTCGGGAACAGCTATAAATTGGGGGCTGAACTGCTGCTGTTTGGTCCGTCTCCTCTTTTCAAAATCATCGTCTTGCCAATGTTGCTCCTCACGCTGTTTTTCGGCCTTGTTGCCGGCCAGAGCGGTG GCATCACCAGCGATCAGTGGCTTATAACTCTCAATACTTCAATCTTCTGGCCTACGTCTACGGACTACTTCTATGGTCCGACTACTGGTCCCAGCGCATCTGTGGTCTCATGCAATGCTGCCTGGGTGGAATACCTCGGACGGTCCTCCGGTTTGCGGTCTCTGGGACCTACCGCGACCACCACCTCATTGGGATCATATGCCACAAGCGAGGGGGCGTGTCGTACTTCTGTTTCCGCTGAAAGATGGTCAAACACTCATTCCGGGCCTCTTACCACATTGTGCGATGACATCCCTCGCGCACTAGGTCCCAGAGAAACGGTAACAGCGTACTACCCCGACACTGGCCCCTGTGTGACGGGGTACACTACCTATACCAACACCGACACTCTTTACCGCGAGCCGTCTCCCGTACCGGATTGTCCCCTGGAAACGAGCGAGTGCATTCCTATCTGGGAAACGTACTCAAGCCGTTCCAGCTCCTACTTCGACTCGATAGTCACATCAATGCCTGGAGACACCAACAGCCCCATCCGCCCAGGTGAATGTCCCCAAACACTACGTCAGTATCCGGAGGAAAATCCCTGCTCAAATTGTCACTTCCTTCCCGGGACTGCCACTCTCTTCTACTGGcccgccaccaccgccgatgGGGACCTCTGTCTGCAGAACGGAACCACCCTCCCAGCATCGGGGCCCAGTACGGCTGTTGTCAACGGAGAAACTTTCGTCTCCCCAACAGTTTACCTGTCCTTTACCACAATCTATGCCTGGAGTAACCGCCGCGGTCACCCAGGGAGCCAATGCGGTGTTGACCACAGCAACACTGTCATCTCCGTCAACCCAAGCACGCTGTCCTCCATACGCGGCCACCGGAACGCTAAATACCCAGTTATCGGGACTTCCTATCCGTTTAACTTTGCGGAGTTTATGACACATGATGTAGGGGAATACCATCAGACGCTGGTCCCGTGGCCCCAGTACCGCGGGGGCCAGCAGTGCCCACTCCCTGACAGCGACACATGCACAATCATCCGTGATGACTATACGCCCTGGGTTAAGCTTCCTGAGGAAGTCCGCGGCATTGATAAGGGCTGGTCGGTGTGTGACGATTCTTGGTATATTCCACCCGTGACAATGGTTGCGCTAGACAAAGAAGAGATTGTGATTACATCAACTCCGGTGCCCACTGAGGAGGCTTTTGCAATCGCGGCAGCTCCTCATGAAGGCCTCACGACAACCCCAGAACCAACTAGTGGTTGGTAG
- a CDS encoding putative MFS monocarboxylate transporter (COG:G;~EggNog:ENOG410PW8D;~InterPro:IPR011701,IPR036259;~PFAM:PF07690;~SMCOG1137:Major facilitator superfamily MFS 1;~TransMembrane:12 (i59-82o102-122i129-149o155-180i187-206o218-239i260-278o298-319i326-346o352-379i391-412o424-445i);~antiSMASH:Cluster_1.3;~go_function: GO:0022857 - transmembrane transporter activity [Evidence IEA];~go_process: GO:0055085 - transmembrane transport [Evidence IEA]) — protein sequence MSPTTSSRASIASEAYPGRSTAQAEIARNGGEKPSGGQQAVPQGQLPSRKLIPNGGFEAWLSVGAVFCVFVNTWGIISTYGAFQEFYQTQLLSGESPSAVSWVGSIQATLIVMVGLVSGPLVDLGHLRILIVSGNFLIVFGMMMTSLASEYYQVILAQGFCVGIGGGIAYIPALVVISMYFTTKRAIAIGCASIGSSVGSVVFPIMFRQLQPRIGFPWTVRCIAFINLFLAIITCAVLCRRSGEKVGARSLVDWKAFKDVPYMMFSFSLLLVMLGYWIPLFYVASYARTVLETSTSLSFYMLAIINGASAFGRTVPYLLGSRVKPICTLLACVAGAAIAMFTWIPATNTPGFIVWCCYWGFLTGVIVTGPTSIISHPALCPDIKMLGTRMGMMWGISSIGSLVGTPIAGSLVNLSEADFLRAQIFAGCLMLGAVGLQLWPVLVVIRYDRQHAPSR from the exons ATGTCGCCAACTACCAGTAGCCGAGCGAGCATCGCATCGGAAGCCTATCCAGGCAGATCGACAGCCCAGGCAGAGATCGCTAGGAATGGCGGCGAAAAGCCCTCGGGTGGGCAACAGGCCGTGCCTCAGGGACAGTTGCCGTCGCGAAAGTTAATTCCAAACGGTGGCTTTGAAGCGTGGCTTAGTGTTGGGGCAGTATTTTGCGTCTTCGTGAATACCTG GGGAATAATCAGCACATATGGCGCATTTCAGGAATTTTATCAGACACAATTACTCTCTGGCGAGTCGCCATCTGCAGTGTCCTGGGTTGGCAGTATCCAGGCCACGCTCATTGTTATGGTGGGCCTTGTGTCGGGGCCGTTGGTCGACCTGGGGCACCTTCGCATCCTGATCGTCTCGGGGAATTTTCTCATTGTGTTTGGAATGATGATGACCAGCCTGGCCTCAGAGTATTACCAAGTTATCCTAGCCCAAGGCTTTTGCGTTGGAATTGGTGGCGGTATCGCCTACATCCCAGCACTGGTGGTGATATCCATGTATTTTACCACCAAGCGCGCGATCGCCATTGGCTGTGCGTCAATAGGATCTAGTGTTGGAAGCGTCGTTTTTCCGATCATGTTCCGCCAACTCCAGCCAAGGATCGGATTCCCTTGGACGGTCCGTTGTATCGCATTCATCAACCtgttcctcgccatcatTACGTGCGCGGTGCTATGTCGCCGATCGGGTGAAAAGGTCGGCGCTCGAAGCCTAGTCGATTGGAAAGCATTTAAGGACGTTCCATATATGATGTTCTCATTTTCTCTACTGCTTGTCATGCTTGGTTATTGGATCCCCTTATTCTACGTCGCCTCTTATGCGCGCACAGTATTGGAGACATCCACAAGTCTTTCCTTCTATATGTTAGCTATCATCAACGGCGCATCAGCATTTGGTCGAACAGTGCCATACCTTTTGGGCTCCCGGGTGAAGCCCATTTGCACACTTTTAGCCTGCGTGGCGGGAGCAGCAATTGCCATGTTCACATGGATCCCCGCAACGAACACTCCAGGCTTTATCGTATGGTGCTGTTACTGGGGATTTTTGACTGGCGTAATAGTGACCGGACCAACGTCCATAATCTCGCACCCTGCCCTGTGCCCGGATATTAAAATGCTCGGAACAAGAATGGGGATGATGTGGGGAATCAGCTCCATCGGCTCCTTGGTTGGGACACCCATCGCGGGTTCGTTGGTCAATTTATCAGAGGCAGATTTCTTGCGTGCTCAGATATTTGCGGGCTGCTTGATGTTGGGTGCTGTCGGGTTGCAGCTGTGGCCGGTACTTGTTGTCATTCGGTATGACCGGCAACACGCGCCGTCTCGTTAG
- a CDS encoding uncharacterized protein (antiSMASH:Cluster_1.3) has translation MPEEPDPKQNEMFMERMLSRRSSQGEADAKKPEGLPSQTSQDENQNQPQLRRQRRDSRLQRFKDILHSEEELDEAGKVYAKLM, from the exons ATGCCCGAAG AACCCGATCCCAAGCAGAACGAGATGTTCATGGAGCGCATGCTATCGCGACGTTCTAGCCAGGGAGAGGCTGATGCCAAAAAGCCCGAGGGCCTTCCGAGTCAGACGAGCCAGGACGAGAACCAGAATCAACCCCAGCTGCGTCGCCAGCGGAGGGattccagactccagaggTTCAAGGATATTTTGCAcagtgaggaggagctggatgaggcCGGCAAAGTTTATGCAAAATTGATGTGA